A part of Myxococcus landrumus genomic DNA contains:
- a CDS encoding response regulator, which yields MQIRILVVDDEQDNCDYLKLVLTREGYEVVTTTDPTQTVEILRGSDFHLVILDMMMPQMSGTEVLEQIRKYDTDVAVIVATAYPTVDTAVASLKAQASDYVKKPMEPEQFITAVRNALQKKGLSQDPEADLHRAIGRTIRDARKTQELTLKQLARRTGLSVSLLSQIERAESSASISSLYKIASALQLRMGELFGDT from the coding sequence GTGCAGATTCGCATCCTGGTGGTTGATGACGAGCAGGACAACTGCGACTACCTCAAGCTGGTGTTGACTCGCGAAGGCTATGAGGTCGTGACCACGACGGACCCCACCCAGACGGTGGAGATCCTCCGTGGCTCTGACTTCCACCTCGTCATCCTCGACATGATGATGCCGCAGATGTCGGGGACCGAGGTGCTCGAGCAGATCCGCAAGTACGACACCGACGTGGCCGTCATCGTCGCCACGGCGTACCCCACGGTGGACACGGCCGTCGCCTCGCTCAAGGCCCAGGCTTCTGACTACGTCAAGAAGCCCATGGAGCCCGAGCAGTTCATCACCGCGGTCCGCAACGCCCTCCAGAAGAAGGGCTTGTCCCAGGACCCAGAGGCCGACCTGCACCGCGCCATTGGTCGCACCATCCGCGACGCGCGCAAGACGCAGGAGCTCACCCTCAAGCAGCTTGCTCGGCGCACGGGCCTGTCCGTGTCCCTGCTGTCCCAGATTGAGCGCGCGGAGTCTTCCGCGTCCATCTCGTCGCTCTACAAGATTGCCTCGGCGCTCCAGCTGCGCATGGGCGAGCTGTTCGGCGACACCTGA
- a CDS encoding RNA ligase (ATP) — protein sequence MERKLVSIQKVDHLEDIPGADSILRARVMGWDVVVRKGEFRVGDACVFFEIDSQLPEGKDWAEFLRPRGFRVKTARLRGVLSQGLALPVSILGGEVPPVGTDVREPLGVVKFEPTPPEGSDVAAPFPVEVPKTDEIRLQSALGVLDELRGHDFYVTTKLDGTSATFFKTLDGTLVACSRNWSLRPGTSKVWLMAQKYDLATVLPPGFAIQGELCGPSVQKNRLALDAVDLFVFSVHDTRTEQYLGHSEFLAFCTRLGLRTVPVEHVVTGEAARTFDHSLEHYLKLAQGTYSGTKNRKEGIVIRPLVERTSPTLGGSRLSFKVINNDFLLKDED from the coding sequence ATGGAGAGAAAGCTCGTCTCGATTCAGAAGGTGGACCACCTGGAGGACATTCCTGGAGCCGACAGCATCCTGAGGGCGAGGGTGATGGGCTGGGACGTGGTGGTGAGGAAGGGAGAGTTCCGCGTCGGCGACGCGTGTGTCTTCTTTGAAATCGACAGCCAGCTTCCCGAGGGCAAGGACTGGGCGGAGTTCCTCCGGCCCCGAGGCTTCCGGGTGAAGACGGCGCGACTTCGAGGCGTCCTCTCCCAGGGGCTCGCCCTCCCAGTGTCGATTCTCGGTGGCGAGGTACCGCCCGTGGGCACGGACGTCCGCGAGCCACTGGGCGTGGTGAAGTTCGAGCCCACGCCGCCCGAGGGCAGTGACGTCGCCGCGCCCTTCCCTGTTGAGGTCCCGAAGACAGATGAAATCCGGTTGCAGTCCGCCCTGGGCGTGCTGGACGAGCTTCGAGGCCACGACTTCTACGTCACCACCAAGCTGGACGGCACCTCCGCGACGTTCTTCAAGACGCTCGATGGGACCCTGGTGGCGTGTTCGCGCAACTGGTCGCTGAGACCGGGCACGAGCAAGGTGTGGCTCATGGCCCAGAAGTACGACCTGGCCACCGTGCTCCCTCCGGGCTTCGCCATCCAGGGTGAGCTCTGCGGCCCGAGCGTCCAGAAGAACCGGCTGGCGCTGGACGCCGTGGACCTGTTCGTCTTCAGCGTCCACGACACCCGGACCGAGCAGTACCTGGGCCACTCGGAGTTCCTCGCGTTCTGCACGCGGCTCGGGCTGCGCACGGTGCCCGTGGAGCACGTCGTCACGGGTGAGGCCGCGCGGACGTTCGACCACAGCCTGGAGCACTACCTGAAGCTCGCGCAGGGGACCTACAGCGGCACGAAGAACCGCAAGGAGGGCATCGTCATCCGCCCCCTCGTCGAGCGGACCTCGCCCACGCTCGGTGGCAGCAGGCTGTCGTTCAAGGTCATCAACAACGACTTCCTGCTCAAGGACGAGGACTGA
- a CDS encoding enoyl-CoA hydratase/isomerase family protein, with amino-acid sequence MEPSLDVEDREGGVRVLTLSNPARRNALNDALLARLDAALEPAAHVRVLLVRGAGGTFCAGYDLTHLGPPGADGRLPDDALVECLLKLERHPVPSVALVQGAAVGAGFDLAASCDFRVGAPDALFLMPPAKLGIVYSPEGLARATRLVGLSRAKQLFLTARKLDAREALSWGLLDMCEDDAEARAFALCATLAGHAPGAVSGMKESFGLLSRAPLGDEAQARLRALRAKAFGSEDAKEGREAFLEKRPPRFTGR; translated from the coding sequence ATGGAGCCCTCGCTGGATGTCGAGGACCGCGAGGGCGGCGTTCGTGTGTTGACGCTGTCGAATCCGGCCCGCCGCAACGCGCTCAATGACGCGTTGCTGGCCCGGTTGGATGCGGCGCTGGAGCCCGCGGCACACGTTCGCGTGTTGCTGGTGCGAGGCGCGGGCGGCACCTTCTGCGCGGGCTATGACCTGACGCACCTGGGGCCTCCGGGTGCGGATGGTCGCCTGCCAGACGATGCGCTGGTGGAGTGCCTCCTCAAGCTGGAGCGGCATCCGGTGCCCAGTGTGGCGCTGGTGCAGGGCGCGGCGGTGGGGGCGGGCTTCGACCTGGCGGCTTCCTGTGACTTCCGTGTGGGGGCCCCGGACGCGCTCTTCCTCATGCCGCCCGCGAAGCTCGGCATCGTCTATTCGCCGGAGGGCCTGGCGCGAGCGACACGGCTGGTGGGCCTGTCCCGAGCGAAGCAGCTCTTCCTCACCGCGAGGAAGCTCGACGCGCGAGAGGCGCTGTCGTGGGGCCTCCTGGACATGTGCGAGGACGACGCGGAGGCGCGTGCCTTCGCGCTGTGCGCGACGCTCGCGGGCCATGCGCCTGGGGCTGTGTCGGGGATGAAGGAGTCCTTCGGGCTGCTGTCCCGCGCGCCGCTGGGCGATGAAGCGCAGGCGCGGCTGCGGGCATTGCGCGCGAAGGCGTTTGGCAGCGAGGACGCGAAGGAAGGACGCGAGGCCTTCCTGGAGAAGCGTCCGCCCCGCTTCACCGGCCGCTAG
- a CDS encoding acetyl-CoA carboxylase biotin carboxylase subunit: MFQKLLIANRGEIARRIGAAARQMGLKTVAVYSDADAELPFVKEADEAVRIGPAPAKDSYLSIPAILEAAKKTGAQAVHPGYGFLSENGEFAQACKDAGLIFVGPPPEAMARMKDKSHARKLVAAAGVPVVPGSENVVPDVATALVEAERIGYPVLCKAAGGGGGIGMAAANNPAELEKVFRQCTDRAKASFGREGVYLERYFPAPRHIEVQILGDQHGHLIHCLERECSIQRRHQKVVEEAPSVLFADGKNAALADKLFTAAIAAAKAFGYANAGTVEFLYSEGEVYFIEMNARLQVEHPVTELTTGLDLIGWQLRIAAGEHLTVKQEDVKRKGAALEFRIYAEDPVKFFPSPGPLKVFQPPSGEGVRLDAGYVEGNTVTPNYDPLIAKLIISGATRAEAIERSVAALQSFRIEGIKTNIPLHLRIVQDAAFKAGDLDTHFLEHHAKPA, from the coding sequence ATGTTCCAGAAGCTGCTCATCGCCAACCGAGGTGAAATCGCGCGTCGTATCGGCGCGGCCGCGCGGCAGATGGGGCTGAAGACCGTCGCCGTGTACTCGGACGCGGACGCGGAGCTGCCCTTCGTGAAGGAGGCGGACGAGGCGGTGCGCATCGGCCCCGCGCCGGCGAAGGACAGCTACCTGAGCATCCCCGCCATCCTGGAGGCGGCGAAGAAGACGGGCGCCCAGGCGGTGCACCCGGGCTACGGCTTCCTGTCGGAGAACGGGGAGTTCGCCCAGGCGTGCAAGGACGCGGGGCTCATCTTCGTGGGGCCTCCGCCGGAGGCGATGGCTCGGATGAAGGACAAGAGCCATGCGCGCAAGCTGGTGGCCGCGGCGGGTGTGCCCGTGGTGCCCGGCAGCGAGAACGTGGTGCCGGACGTGGCCACCGCGTTGGTGGAGGCGGAGCGCATCGGCTACCCCGTGCTCTGCAAGGCGGCGGGCGGCGGCGGCGGCATCGGCATGGCCGCGGCGAACAACCCCGCCGAACTGGAGAAGGTGTTCCGCCAGTGCACGGACCGGGCGAAGGCCTCCTTCGGCCGCGAGGGTGTGTACCTGGAGCGCTACTTCCCCGCGCCCCGTCACATCGAGGTCCAGATTCTGGGGGACCAGCACGGCCACCTCATCCACTGCCTGGAGCGTGAGTGCTCCATCCAGCGGCGCCACCAGAAGGTGGTGGAGGAGGCCCCGTCCGTGCTCTTCGCGGACGGGAAGAACGCGGCCCTGGCGGACAAGCTCTTCACCGCGGCCATCGCGGCGGCGAAGGCGTTCGGCTACGCCAATGCCGGCACCGTGGAGTTCCTGTACTCGGAGGGCGAGGTCTACTTCATCGAGATGAACGCCCGGCTTCAGGTGGAGCACCCGGTGACGGAGCTCACCACGGGGCTGGACCTCATCGGGTGGCAGCTGCGCATCGCCGCGGGCGAGCACCTCACGGTGAAGCAGGAGGACGTGAAGCGCAAAGGCGCGGCGCTGGAGTTCCGCATCTACGCGGAGGACCCGGTGAAGTTCTTCCCGTCGCCCGGGCCGCTGAAGGTGTTCCAGCCGCCGTCGGGTGAAGGGGTTCGACTGGACGCCGGCTACGTCGAGGGCAACACCGTCACGCCCAACTACGACCCGCTCATCGCCAAGCTCATCATCTCCGGCGCCACGCGCGCGGAGGCGATTGAGCGCTCGGTGGCGGCGCTCCAGTCCTTCCGCATCGAAGGCATCAAGACGAACATCCCGCTCCACCTGCGAATCGTTCAGGATGCGGCCTTCAAGGCTGGCGACCTGGACACGCATTTCCTGGAGCACCACGCGAAGCCGGCGTAG
- a CDS encoding rhomboid family intramembrane serine protease, whose protein sequence is MHPWVTVALAGVLVGLHGVLWTQGPVDVDVLVRWGAKAGPLVLEAGQVWRLLTANLLHRDVLHLLLNVTVLVAAGSALERVCRRSDYLAFLVTVALTTMASSLAWSGAVSVGASGLVYGCLGALLVLGRRHRSLFRVRWLSGESALPTVLVFLWMGWTSVGVDNAGHLGGLVAGGLAGAFLEPRDLAARRSLLRPLVGVLAAMVVATVVVTERSGWRVERDDGFGVSVELPEGWRGEMDGQGRRTFSNGLPGLGRATFSAEAIETGEPVDGFAQARRYQEDILPLGVPGPEGRTLSVQGPSTTQVGGRMAQRLRARLEGPGEGRHLIAYFVPRGEWVYRLVFTWPGQWPAYQDVVGRMVAELRFDEPSVLREARGRALLMPGAPEPRRELGAVLRRLGHPRFAITPLSESVNQSPSHVGGRVELARALLEAGRVEEGCHAADEAQVYGPSDTGALEAGVRCELARGALPRALERLEEARRVDPQDARLRAAEAVLRTMMETVPSGPPPELPPAGGPVVSPRP, encoded by the coding sequence GTGCATCCCTGGGTCACGGTGGCCCTGGCTGGGGTCCTCGTGGGGCTTCATGGCGTCCTCTGGACCCAAGGGCCGGTGGACGTGGATGTGCTGGTGAGGTGGGGCGCCAAGGCGGGGCCGTTGGTGTTGGAGGCCGGGCAGGTGTGGCGCCTGCTGACGGCCAACCTCCTGCACCGGGACGTCCTTCATCTGTTGCTCAACGTCACCGTGCTCGTGGCCGCGGGCAGCGCGCTGGAGCGGGTCTGCCGGCGGAGCGACTACCTCGCGTTCCTGGTGACGGTGGCGCTGACCACGATGGCCAGCTCGCTCGCCTGGTCGGGTGCGGTGAGCGTGGGGGCCTCGGGGCTGGTCTATGGATGTCTGGGGGCGCTGCTGGTGCTGGGTCGACGCCACCGCTCGCTCTTCCGCGTCCGTTGGCTCTCGGGTGAAAGCGCGCTCCCCACGGTGCTGGTGTTCCTGTGGATGGGGTGGACGTCGGTCGGCGTGGACAATGCGGGTCACCTGGGTGGGCTCGTTGCGGGAGGGCTCGCCGGAGCCTTCCTGGAGCCTCGCGACCTGGCGGCGCGGCGGAGCCTGTTGAGGCCGCTCGTGGGCGTTCTCGCCGCGATGGTGGTCGCGACCGTGGTGGTGACGGAGCGTTCGGGCTGGCGTGTGGAGCGCGATGACGGCTTCGGCGTGTCGGTGGAGCTGCCAGAGGGCTGGCGCGGCGAGATGGATGGGCAGGGGCGGCGGACGTTCTCCAACGGCTTGCCGGGCCTCGGGCGCGCGACGTTCTCCGCGGAGGCCATCGAGACGGGCGAGCCGGTGGATGGATTCGCGCAGGCGCGGCGCTACCAGGAAGACATATTGCCGTTGGGAGTGCCCGGCCCCGAGGGGCGGACGCTGTCGGTGCAGGGACCGTCGACGACCCAGGTGGGCGGACGCATGGCGCAGCGGCTGCGCGCTCGGCTCGAGGGCCCTGGGGAAGGACGGCACCTCATCGCGTACTTCGTGCCTCGCGGTGAGTGGGTCTACCGCCTCGTCTTCACCTGGCCCGGGCAGTGGCCCGCCTATCAGGATGTCGTGGGGCGCATGGTGGCGGAGTTGCGATTCGACGAGCCCTCGGTGCTGCGCGAGGCGAGGGGGCGGGCCTTGCTGATGCCGGGGGCCCCGGAGCCTCGGCGGGAGCTGGGCGCGGTGCTTCGCCGCCTGGGGCATCCCAGGTTCGCCATCACTCCGCTCTCGGAGTCGGTGAACCAGTCGCCCTCGCACGTGGGGGGACGCGTGGAGCTTGCTCGCGCGCTGCTCGAGGCCGGGAGAGTGGAGGAGGGGTGCCACGCCGCGGACGAGGCCCAGGTCTACGGGCCCTCTGACACAGGGGCGCTGGAGGCGGGCGTGCGGTGCGAGCTGGCACGAGGCGCACTGCCGCGTGCCCTGGAGCGACTGGAAGAAGCCCGGCGAGTGGACCCACAGGATGCGCGACTGCGGGCCGCGGAGGCCGTGCTGCGGACCATGATGGAGACGGTTCCGTCCGGGCCCCCACCGGAGCTGCCTCCGGCGGGGGGACCTGTCGTCAGTCCTCGTCCTTGA
- the ftsZ gene encoding cell division protein FtsZ yields the protein MDQFDQSKQAAKIRVVGAGGAGCNAVNTMILSKLDRVDFIAANTDIQALAASKAPTRLQLGQTLTKGLGAGANPEMGREAALESRDQIAAVLEGADMVFVTAGMGGGTGTGAAPIIADIAKSLGCLTVGVVTKPFLFEGNKRRKQAEQGIVELKAAVDTLITIPNQRLLSLSNAPMPLLETFKRADEVLLNAVQGISDLIQYHGYINVDFADVKTIMSDKGLALMGTGHSSGEKRALTAMQQAIASPLLEDVSIDGATGLLINITGGRDMTLQEVNEALTLVHDAADSEAEIIFGSLIDENIQDEVKITIIATGFVHRDAPKVRQVAPVVQVPLARPPQQSVLIGAREEVASLVPAKGGAPRPLAAVEANKAISNRTAVVKDSALPLDEDQFDIPTFLRRQGQTELP from the coding sequence ATGGACCAGTTTGATCAGAGCAAGCAGGCCGCCAAGATTCGGGTCGTCGGGGCGGGCGGGGCCGGCTGCAACGCGGTCAACACGATGATTCTGTCCAAGCTGGACCGGGTCGACTTCATTGCCGCCAACACCGATATCCAGGCGCTTGCCGCGAGCAAGGCGCCCACGCGGCTTCAGTTGGGCCAGACGCTGACCAAGGGGCTGGGGGCGGGGGCGAACCCGGAGATGGGCCGCGAGGCCGCGCTGGAGTCCAGGGACCAGATTGCCGCGGTGCTCGAGGGCGCCGACATGGTCTTCGTGACGGCGGGCATGGGCGGTGGTACCGGCACGGGCGCAGCGCCGATCATCGCGGACATCGCCAAGAGCCTGGGTTGCCTCACGGTGGGTGTCGTCACCAAGCCGTTCCTCTTCGAGGGCAACAAGCGCCGCAAGCAGGCCGAGCAGGGCATCGTCGAGCTCAAGGCCGCGGTGGACACGCTCATCACCATTCCGAACCAGCGCCTGCTGTCGCTCTCCAACGCGCCCATGCCGCTCCTGGAGACGTTCAAGCGCGCGGACGAGGTGCTGCTCAACGCCGTGCAGGGCATCAGCGACCTCATCCAGTACCACGGCTACATCAACGTCGACTTCGCCGACGTGAAGACCATCATGAGCGACAAGGGTCTGGCGCTCATGGGCACGGGGCACTCGTCCGGAGAGAAGCGCGCCCTCACCGCCATGCAGCAGGCCATCGCCAGCCCGCTGCTGGAGGACGTCTCCATCGACGGCGCCACGGGCCTGCTCATCAACATCACGGGCGGCCGGGACATGACGCTTCAGGAGGTCAACGAGGCGCTGACCCTGGTCCACGACGCGGCCGACAGCGAGGCGGAGATCATCTTCGGCTCGCTCATCGACGAGAACATTCAGGACGAGGTGAAGATCACCATCATCGCCACGGGCTTCGTCCACCGCGACGCACCCAAGGTTCGCCAGGTGGCGCCGGTGGTGCAGGTCCCTTTGGCCCGTCCGCCGCAGCAGTCGGTGCTCATCGGCGCGCGTGAGGAAGTGGCCAGCCTGGTACCCGCGAAGGGTGGCGCGCCGCGTCCCCTGGCCGCGGTGGAGGCCAACAAGGCGATCAGCAACCGCACGGCCGTGGTGAAGGACTCCGCGCTCCCGCTGGACGAGGACCAGTTCGACATCCCCACGTTCCTGCGTCGCCAGGGTCAGACCGAGCTCCCGTAA
- a CDS encoding acetyl-CoA carboxylase biotin carboxyl carrier protein subunit, which yields MADVAAHITGTVWKIEVKVGQQVKEGETLVILESMKMEMPVDAPEGGGTVKEIRCKEAQSVNEGDVLVVLE from the coding sequence ATGGCGGACGTGGCGGCGCACATCACGGGCACGGTGTGGAAGATCGAAGTGAAGGTGGGCCAGCAGGTCAAGGAAGGCGAGACGCTCGTCATCCTCGAGTCCATGAAGATGGAGATGCCGGTGGATGCGCCCGAGGGTGGCGGCACCGTGAAGGAGATCCGCTGCAAGGAAGCGCAGTCGGTCAACGAGGGTGATGTCCTCGTGGTGCTCGAGTAA
- a CDS encoding FHA domain-containing protein, which produces MLKLIIEDDEGRKTVVPFVRDEITIGRQEGNTIRLTERNVSRRHARLVRLNGHVVVEDLGSYNGTRINGERIAGQSPLSEGDLIQIGDYDLALQAEGANAVGAITTKVPARRQEPEPEPNEPARSSRDEDEAGGGGGDENDHTPPSQDSADKRRNSTSIIRLDHVEADRPRKLEDIPTHDAPRLVVLSPDELRGQEFACIRTELRIGRTDDNDIALDHRSLSRTHAKLVREATGEWRVIDMQSANGMTVNGESYAQASLGSGDIVELGHVKLRFLLAGDAADEGDDSEQPSGSKMKFVLPPILALALGIGGFFIWNMVQGQGTNPQPGQNPPVATQPAQPATPPKTAVADPTPPVEQPETQPPETPPAPAKPSLDQLMAETRKALAAQDLDLADSTAAQMAAAGQLTKEAKALGEEVKAERANKAQLDAAEKALADGDLEQARGLIEAAAGSKAFAKRHGELKTRFAKLTADAEAAAQQAAAAKTPPEVKPAGGKEQPVAKTPAEVLDEQTAELVKKSQALVKAGKYRDALNVAEQCAKKDNSNPDCQLLMGITKARLNEIDEGAKHYRKFLELAPENHPYRKGVEAQLKTYDEAKTK; this is translated from the coding sequence GTGCTGAAGCTCATCATCGAAGACGACGAGGGGCGCAAGACCGTTGTTCCCTTCGTGCGCGACGAGATCACCATCGGACGTCAGGAGGGAAACACCATCCGCCTGACCGAACGAAACGTGTCACGTCGGCACGCACGACTGGTGCGGTTGAACGGCCATGTCGTGGTGGAGGACCTGGGTAGCTATAACGGCACCCGGATCAACGGCGAGCGAATCGCGGGTCAGTCACCCCTCAGTGAGGGTGATCTGATCCAGATTGGCGACTACGACCTGGCGCTCCAGGCCGAGGGCGCCAATGCGGTTGGCGCCATCACCACCAAGGTACCCGCGCGCCGGCAAGAACCGGAGCCAGAGCCCAACGAGCCCGCACGCTCGTCCCGGGACGAGGACGAGGCTGGGGGAGGAGGTGGCGACGAGAACGACCACACGCCCCCATCCCAGGACTCGGCGGACAAGCGCCGGAACTCCACGTCCATCATCCGGTTGGATCATGTGGAGGCGGATCGCCCTCGCAAGCTCGAGGACATCCCCACCCATGATGCCCCCCGACTGGTGGTGCTGAGTCCCGACGAGCTCCGCGGTCAGGAGTTCGCGTGCATCAGGACCGAGCTGCGCATCGGCCGCACGGACGACAACGACATCGCGTTGGATCATCGCTCGCTGTCGCGCACACACGCCAAGCTGGTTCGCGAGGCGACGGGCGAGTGGCGCGTCATCGACATGCAGTCCGCCAACGGGATGACGGTCAACGGCGAGAGCTACGCTCAAGCGTCCCTGGGCAGCGGCGACATCGTCGAGCTGGGCCATGTGAAGCTGCGCTTCCTGCTCGCGGGTGATGCCGCTGACGAAGGCGACGATTCGGAGCAGCCGTCTGGCAGCAAGATGAAGTTCGTGCTGCCTCCGATCCTCGCCCTCGCGCTGGGCATCGGTGGCTTCTTCATCTGGAACATGGTGCAGGGACAGGGCACGAATCCCCAGCCCGGCCAGAATCCCCCGGTGGCGACACAGCCGGCACAGCCCGCGACTCCGCCAAAGACGGCCGTTGCCGACCCGACGCCGCCCGTGGAGCAGCCGGAGACCCAGCCGCCCGAGACGCCTCCGGCCCCGGCGAAGCCTTCGCTGGACCAGTTGATGGCGGAGACGCGCAAGGCACTCGCGGCACAGGACCTCGACCTTGCTGACTCCACGGCGGCGCAGATGGCGGCGGCGGGACAGCTCACCAAGGAAGCCAAGGCGCTCGGCGAAGAAGTGAAGGCCGAGCGGGCGAACAAGGCCCAGCTCGATGCTGCTGAGAAGGCCCTGGCGGATGGGGACCTGGAACAGGCTCGTGGCCTGATCGAAGCCGCGGCAGGCAGCAAGGCTTTCGCCAAGCGCCATGGAGAGCTGAAGACTCGGTTCGCGAAGTTGACCGCGGATGCGGAGGCAGCGGCGCAGCAGGCCGCGGCGGCGAAGACGCCTCCCGAGGTCAAGCCAGCGGGTGGCAAGGAACAGCCTGTCGCCAAGACTCCCGCCGAAGTCCTCGACGAGCAGACCGCCGAGCTGGTCAAGAAGTCTCAGGCCCTCGTCAAGGCGGGCAAGTACCGGGATGCCCTCAACGTCGCGGAGCAATGCGCCAAGAAGGACAACTCGAATCCGGACTGCCAGCTCTTGATGGGTATCACCAAGGCTCGCCTCAACGAGATTGATGAGGGCGCGAAGCACTACCGGAAGTTCCTGGAGCTCGCCCCCGAGAATCACCCCTATCGCAAGGGCGTCGAGGCCCAACTGAAGACGTACGACGAAGCCAAGACCAAGTAG